The genomic segment AATGACCGGTCCTAGCCCGTGGAAGGAAGAAGAACACTGTGCCACAGAGCACGTATAGGTGCCTTTCCGATTCACGCGCTATCAGCCCCAACGGAGGCGTTCAATGTACCTTGGAATCGACACCCACAAACGGTATTCGCAGGTTGCCATCGTTGACGGCGACGGCAACCTGCAAGACGAGATTCGCTTGCCAAACGACCGTCTTGCCGAACTCGCCGAACAGTATTCTGGTGGTGAAGCTGCTATTGAAGCGTCGGGCAATTATCGCCCGATCTACGAGATGCTCGACGAGCATCTCGACGTTACCCTTGAGAATCCTTCTAAGAACCGGATCATCGCCGACGCGACGGTCAAGACCGATCGCGTCGACGCTAAGCGACTTGCTCAGATGCTTCGGGCAGATATGCTCGCTGAAAGTTACGTTCCACCGGACGAGATCCGCACACTGCGGGATCTCGTCCGGACACGCAAGTCGCTCGTCGAATCACGGACTGCCGAGAAAAACCGCGTCAGAGCAGTCCTCACGCGTACGGACAACACGTACGATAGCGAGCTATTCGGTCCAACTGGGCGAGAGTTCCTCGCAGAACTCTCGCTCAGTCATCCCGATCGGACAATCATTGAGGCACACCTCTCGGTGATCGACGCCTACGACGAACAGATCGAGGCAGTTGAAGAGAAGATCGAACAAGAGGTTCTGGAATCGCCAGCAGCCCAGCGGCTGCTGTCGATTCCGGGAGTTGGGCAGTATACTGCCGCTGTTATCGTTGCTGAAGTCGGTGAGGTCGATCGCTTCGACAACGACAAGCAACTCGTGAGCTATGCCGGACTTGATCCAATGGTTCACCAGTCTGGCGACAAGGAAATACGCGGCAGCATCAGTAAAGAGGGCTCAGCGCCGTTGCGCTGGGCCCTCGTTCAGTGTGCAAACATCGCAGTACGGTGTGATGACTACTTCGGGAACTTCTATACTCGGCTAAAACAACGGAAGAACCACCAGGTAGCGATTGTTGCAACAGCTCGGAAAATGCTTGTCTCAATCTTCTACATGCTCACACGAAAGGAAATGTACGATCCACCGGGGGTGAGCGCCTGAGAGGCGGCCAGCATCTCAGGCGCGACCTGCTCGCGCTCTCAACAGCAACGGCACCGCAAACAAGAAGTCCCCCGCCTGCCGGGTGTTTCACTTCTCGAAGTCACTGCTTTCCAGCGGTTCTCACCCCTTGTTCGGGTGAGCGCAGCGCCCACCCGAACAACTATCACCGATCAAGTGGAAAATTCGCTTGCAGGATTTTCATAGGTGCAGGATTTTCATAGGTAGTCTCAACAGGCATTATTCGCGGCATCAATCTTGAACAAAACCAATGACTGGCAAAACTACAGGCTCATACGCGAATTGAGAGCTGTATAATCGTCAGGTAGAGGGTGTGAGACGTATTTTATGACACGCTGACGGTCTGCAAGTGAATGCTCGTAGCGACTGTGTCACATCTTATCAGACGACGAGTTGTTGTACCGAGTCAGCGTCTTGCACACCGATAAGACGGCCAGCGGGTTCTCCCTGCTCGAATCCGATAACAGTTGGAATCGAACTGACGTTGAAGCGAGCAGCGATCTGCGGGAACGCATCGATGTCGACTTTGACCACGGGAGCATCGATAGCGTTCGAAACCGCCTCCATCGTCGGCTCCATCATCTGACACGGTCCACACCAGTCAGCGTAAAAATCGACGAGCACTCGAGCCTCACTTTCGAGGATACTGTCGAATTCGGATTCTCCCTCGATTTCGCGAACTGCTGTCGCCGTTTCGGTCGATTCTGTCTGGTTAGCCATATCTGACAGTCGCACTATTCCATTATAACGCTGAGCGAACCGTTCAGTTAGGAGGTTACGAACACGTAATCGGCCCCTGTAGACAGAGTCAATCTCCAGCCTAAGGTCCGGTAGTCAATAATGCCGGCATCTTGTCCAAGTCGGAGTAGCTATATAACCCATCGCCTGGCCGCTTTACCTCGCTTCTGAAGCATCGCGCTGAGAGATGGCTCGCGACGCAATAGTTATTTGATTTCCTTGACTACCAAACGAAATATTCCTATGCGAAGGCAATAGGTGGACGGTAGTGTGAGCGTTGTGCACGCCCGGATGTGATTTGTATTGCTGTCTCTCCACAAAACGAGACGAGGAATCAATCATGCCTGACTGCCGTTCCTGCGGGAAGTTCGTAACGCCCAGATTTGCACGAGTGTTTGGTAACAATGATCACGAAGTCTACGGCTGTCGCCAGTGTTTGCCAGTTGCCGACCTTGTCGACGGTAGTATCGCAAAGCCAGACGACGCGTGATACTGGCGGACAAAACGAATGGTCA from the Natrinema sp. HArc-T2 genome contains:
- a CDS encoding IS110 family transposase: MYLGIDTHKRYSQVAIVDGDGNLQDEIRLPNDRLAELAEQYSGGEAAIEASGNYRPIYEMLDEHLDVTLENPSKNRIIADATVKTDRVDAKRLAQMLRADMLAESYVPPDEIRTLRDLVRTRKSLVESRTAEKNRVRAVLTRTDNTYDSELFGPTGREFLAELSLSHPDRTIIEAHLSVIDAYDEQIEAVEEKIEQEVLESPAAQRLLSIPGVGQYTAAVIVAEVGEVDRFDNDKQLVSYAGLDPMVHQSGDKEIRGSISKEGSAPLRWALVQCANIAVRCDDYFGNFYTRLKQRKNHQVAIVATARKMLVSIFYMLTRKEMYDPPGVSA
- a CDS encoding thioredoxin family protein; protein product: MANQTESTETATAVREIEGESEFDSILESEARVLVDFYADWCGPCQMMEPTMEAVSNAIDAPVVKVDIDAFPQIAARFNVSSIPTVIGFEQGEPAGRLIGVQDADSVQQLVV